A single Bacillus sp. OxB-1 DNA region contains:
- a CDS encoding helix-turn-helix domain-containing protein has translation MNLPMLLLGILRRMDGERTMAASFHLLRGKRSGQTLQDVKYYGVKSFFGLLPKLPAGQFDKAVEVLRQDGLIAASPEAFISLSAKGREAAERLPDFHFSGMDYQGREMIFFGRLSLTVQTISHFRAGQSSFLPVQKDRHIQHHVRRLLAKTDIQDPAFARRLKDEVEQVLRRSGMDERQKEIFIHRLAGYRLSGWTWDQLGERFQLDPFDVHLSFIEGLHRILGVIESSSDLPLLHFMAENIKVTSYLTDSSRETKRMFDSGMRMEEIAAARRLKMSTIEDHLVEMAMNDPAFPLFQFVPEEAVDRVVGKAEELGTKRLRPLKMEFDSLTYFQLRLILGARTGRGSDGFAEST, from the coding sequence TTGAATCTACCGATGCTTCTGCTTGGAATTTTACGTAGGATGGATGGGGAGCGTACGATGGCTGCCAGTTTCCATCTGTTGCGGGGCAAGCGCTCGGGCCAGACATTACAAGATGTGAAATATTATGGAGTGAAAAGCTTTTTCGGCCTCTTGCCGAAGTTGCCGGCCGGGCAATTCGACAAAGCGGTGGAAGTCCTGAGACAAGACGGTCTTATTGCGGCGTCTCCCGAGGCGTTTATCTCGTTGAGCGCGAAGGGAAGGGAGGCGGCGGAGCGTTTGCCCGATTTCCATTTCAGCGGGATGGATTATCAAGGGAGGGAGATGATCTTTTTCGGAAGGCTATCGCTGACCGTCCAGACAATATCCCATTTCCGGGCCGGGCAGTCTTCCTTCTTGCCTGTTCAAAAAGATCGGCACATCCAGCATCATGTCAGGCGGCTCCTCGCCAAGACGGACATCCAGGATCCTGCCTTTGCCCGGCGGCTCAAAGATGAGGTGGAGCAGGTGCTGCGGCGAAGCGGGATGGACGAGCGCCAAAAGGAGATCTTTATCCACCGGCTGGCGGGTTACCGGTTGAGCGGCTGGACGTGGGACCAGTTGGGGGAACGGTTTCAGTTGGATCCTTTCGATGTCCACCTTTCGTTCATAGAGGGGTTGCATCGGATTTTGGGGGTGATCGAATCATCGTCGGATCTGCCCCTCCTGCATTTCATGGCGGAAAATATCAAAGTGACTTCTTATTTAACTGATTCTTCACGTGAAACGAAGCGGATGTTCGACAGCGGCATGCGGATGGAGGAGATTGCGGCAGCCCGCCGATTGAAGATGAGCACGATCGAAGACCATCTCGTGGAGATGGCCATGAATGACCCCGCCTTCCCTTTATTCCAATTTGTTCCGGAGGAAGCGGTCGACAGGGTAGTAGGGAAAGCGGAAGAACTCGGGACGAAACGGCTCCGTCCTTTAAAGATGGAGTTCGACTCATTGACCTATTTTCAATTGCGTTTGATATTAGGCGCGCGGACAGGGAGGGGATCGGATGGATTTGCGGAAAGCACTTAA
- a CDS encoding RecQ family ATP-dependent DNA helicase — MDLRKALKAHFGYERFRPGQEDVVRHIVDGKDAIAILPTGMGKSLCYQLPAYLKEGAVLIISPLVALMEDQVAIMKKNGEKRVVALNSFLSFSDKKRIIDQLHLYKFIFLSPEMLTQPYVRRKLRELALCCIAIDEAHCISQWGFDFRPDYLRLGHFFDSLRERPPILALTATANRRVTADIGQYLHLQEPEIIRQSIDRPNISYSLAVLNSESEKTGWLRKRLRETVGPGIIYVASRKRADELALELKDTNRTIASYHAGKEAEDRAFIQEQFINGELDWICATNAFGMGIHKEDIRQVIHEHLPQSISGYIQEVGRAGRDGKKSAATLLYSEEDGQKIRFIIEEDLPRPGEVRLYAELLSEGMAPEDAANRAGFSETGKRVIDFYLEQWPVEEVNARMEALRGEKVGELKKMIHLLHSGRCIREELLSFFDETCEMKPKACCSVCGIEEDDWIRDDTMGEARPEWMGWEERLTKLLG; from the coding sequence ATGGATTTGCGGAAAGCACTTAAAGCCCATTTCGGGTATGAAAGATTCCGGCCCGGTCAGGAAGACGTCGTCCGGCATATCGTGGACGGGAAGGATGCGATCGCGATTTTGCCGACCGGCATGGGGAAATCGCTTTGCTATCAACTGCCCGCCTATTTGAAGGAAGGAGCCGTCCTCATCATATCGCCCCTCGTCGCTCTAATGGAGGACCAAGTGGCAATCATGAAGAAGAACGGGGAAAAGCGGGTTGTGGCATTAAATTCGTTCCTTTCCTTTTCCGATAAAAAGCGGATCATTGACCAGCTGCATCTGTATAAATTTATCTTCCTATCCCCGGAAATGCTCACCCAGCCTTATGTCAGAAGGAAGCTTCGTGAACTCGCGTTGTGCTGCATCGCGATAGACGAAGCTCATTGCATTTCCCAGTGGGGGTTTGATTTCCGTCCTGATTATTTACGATTGGGCCATTTTTTCGACAGCCTGCGGGAACGTCCGCCGATTCTGGCTTTGACGGCTACGGCGAATCGTCGGGTGACGGCGGACATCGGGCAATATTTGCATTTGCAGGAGCCTGAAATCATTCGGCAGTCCATAGACCGTCCGAACATCTCCTACTCGCTTGCCGTGTTGAATTCGGAGTCGGAGAAAACGGGGTGGTTGCGGAAGCGGCTCCGGGAGACGGTCGGTCCCGGGATCATCTATGTCGCTTCCCGGAAGCGGGCCGATGAACTCGCGCTTGAACTGAAGGATACGAACCGGACGATCGCCTCCTATCACGCGGGAAAAGAAGCGGAAGACCGGGCTTTCATCCAAGAACAATTTATCAATGGGGAATTGGATTGGATTTGTGCGACAAATGCCTTCGGAATGGGTATACATAAAGAGGATATCCGGCAAGTCATCCATGAACATCTACCGCAATCCATTTCGGGCTATATCCAGGAAGTGGGACGCGCCGGACGGGACGGCAAGAAATCGGCGGCGACGTTGCTCTATTCGGAAGAGGATGGGCAGAAGATCCGGTTCATCATTGAAGAAGACTTGCCGCGTCCCGGCGAGGTGCGCCTCTATGCGGAATTGCTTTCAGAAGGGATGGCACCGGAAGACGCTGCGAATCGGGCGGGATTCAGCGAAACGGGAAAACGGGTGATCGATTTCTATTTGGAACAATGGCCGGTGGAAGAGGTCAATGCCCGGATGGAAGCTTTGCGCGGGGAAAAGGTAGGAGAGCTGAAGAAGATGATTCACTTATTGCATTCCGGTCGGTGCATTCGTGAAGAACTTTTGTCATTTTTCGACGAAACATGTGAAATGAAACCGAAGGCCTGCTGTTCTGTTTGTGGAATCGAAGAAGATGACTGGATTCGGGACGATACAATGGGAGAGGCGAGACCAGAGTGGATGGGGTGGGAGGAAAGACTCACCAAGTTGCTGGGGTGA
- a CDS encoding LysM peptidoglycan-binding domain-containing protein yields MDKDDFKAEFEEHRKEISLEEEDDTGRLPSRVELHRTKRNPKRKSNHLLLNVILGLFTLIPVGILVYVISDFYSPDDKTSAQVVDSGVRFEIDSSEPQSKDAAAEKSDPDEQTLAEKTGSTSNEPAKPVEAAKEPTSTPKPDPQPETKPAPPKPEQPAEKPKADPKPEQPKATGKTHVVAASETLYRIAVNYYGSGSDANLEKIRRANGLSSNTIQVGQKLIIP; encoded by the coding sequence ATGGATAAAGATGATTTCAAAGCTGAATTCGAAGAACATCGGAAGGAAATTAGCCTGGAGGAAGAGGATGATACTGGACGTTTGCCATCCCGTGTCGAATTGCATCGCACAAAACGGAATCCGAAAAGGAAATCCAATCATCTCTTGCTCAATGTCATCCTTGGTCTTTTCACTCTCATTCCGGTCGGAATTTTAGTGTATGTCATCTCCGATTTTTATTCACCGGATGATAAAACATCCGCCCAGGTGGTGGATTCCGGCGTACGGTTTGAAATCGACAGTTCGGAACCGCAAAGCAAAGATGCAGCCGCGGAAAAGTCCGATCCTGATGAGCAAACATTAGCGGAAAAAACAGGCAGCACCTCAAACGAACCGGCAAAACCGGTTGAGGCAGCAAAGGAGCCGACTTCCACACCGAAGCCAGACCCGCAGCCGGAAACGAAACCGGCACCTCCGAAACCGGAGCAGCCAGCAGAAAAGCCGAAAGCGGACCCTAAGCCGGAACAGCCCAAGGCCACCGGCAAAACACATGTTGTCGCTGCGAGTGAAACATTGTACCGGATTGCTGTAAACTATTACGGCTCGGGCTCGGATGCAAATTTGGAGAAAATCCGGCGCGCCAATGGCCTGTCGTCGAATACTATCCAAGTAGGGCAAAAGTTGATCATTCCTTGA
- a CDS encoding metallophosphoesterase: MFHEMTVNDTRGGEGELSVFFISDIHRREIDEKLLVQLREAGKFDLVILGGDLAERGVPPRRIDENVKRLSELGPLFFVWGNNDREVGEPLMRDILARHGCVILENRAAPVPGHPDWMICGTDDPSSRKVDIDSTLRYIDRGKYSILVTHTPSVFRKVERQYQPCLLLAGHTHGGQIRLGKLGIQDKGKFWIEGGRAKLISNGYGTSTVPFRLGADPECHVIKIKYGDLQ; this comes from the coding sequence ATGTTCCATGAAATGACGGTCAACGATACCCGCGGCGGGGAGGGCGAATTATCGGTCTTTTTCATTTCGGATATTCACCGCAGGGAAATCGATGAGAAACTTCTCGTCCAATTACGGGAAGCCGGGAAGTTCGATCTTGTCATCCTCGGCGGGGATTTGGCGGAAAGAGGGGTGCCGCCCCGTCGGATCGATGAGAATGTCAAACGGCTTTCCGAGCTGGGTCCGCTTTTCTTCGTTTGGGGTAACAATGATCGGGAAGTGGGGGAACCGCTGATGCGGGATATTTTGGCTCGCCATGGCTGCGTCATTTTGGAGAATCGGGCAGCACCCGTACCAGGCCATCCGGATTGGATGATTTGCGGGACGGATGATCCGTCGAGCCGAAAGGTCGATATTGATTCCACTCTACGTTATATTGATAGAGGAAAATATAGTATTTTAGTCACTCATACACCGTCCGTATTTCGCAAGGTGGAGCGGCAATACCAGCCTTGTCTACTGTTGGCGGGCCATACCCATGGTGGCCAAATCCGTCTTGGCAAGCTCGGCATCCAAGATAAGGGGAAGTTCTGGATAGAAGGCGGGCGGGCGAAATTGATCAGCAACGGCTATGGCACGTCCACGGTCCCCTTCCGATTGGGGGCCGATCCCGAATGCCATGTCATCAAGATCAAGTATGGGGATTTGCAGTGA
- a CDS encoding YpdA family putative bacillithiol disulfide reductase gives MIVKDAIVVGGGPCGLSAAIELKNKGLDVLIIEKGTIVNAIYHYPTHQTFFSSSIKLSIGDIPFITASEKPKRNDALVYYRQVAMLKELEINSHEKVLDVIKEKGRFRIVSDKAEYEAKHVVIATGYYDNPNRLGAEGADLPKVHHYFKEAHPYFKKQVVVIGGKNSAVDAALELERAGAHVTVVYHGSDYSPSVKPWILPGFDSLVRNGAITMHFNATVEKITEDSVTIRKGDELFTIENDTVFAMIGYHPDHDFFKKIGIQIDETSGSPVFDEETMETNVEGLYIAGVIAAGNDANRIFIENGRFHGGLIAEDIAKKQLTASE, from the coding sequence ATGATAGTGAAAGATGCAATCGTCGTCGGTGGCGGGCCATGTGGTCTGTCGGCAGCCATCGAATTGAAGAATAAAGGGTTGGATGTTTTGATCATCGAAAAAGGGACGATTGTGAATGCGATCTACCACTATCCGACCCATCAGACTTTTTTCAGCTCCAGCATCAAATTATCGATCGGCGATATCCCGTTCATCACGGCGTCTGAAAAACCGAAACGCAATGATGCACTCGTTTATTACCGGCAGGTCGCCATGCTGAAGGAGTTGGAAATCAACAGTCATGAAAAGGTGTTGGACGTCATAAAAGAGAAGGGGCGTTTCCGCATCGTTTCCGACAAGGCGGAATACGAGGCGAAGCATGTCGTCATCGCGACTGGATATTATGATAATCCGAACCGCTTGGGGGCGGAAGGGGCGGATCTGCCGAAAGTGCATCACTATTTCAAGGAAGCGCATCCCTATTTCAAAAAACAGGTCGTCGTCATCGGAGGGAAGAACTCCGCGGTGGATGCGGCTCTGGAATTGGAGCGGGCCGGTGCGCATGTGACAGTCGTCTACCACGGTTCCGACTATTCCCCAAGCGTGAAACCGTGGATCCTGCCAGGGTTCGACAGCTTGGTCCGCAATGGAGCGATTACGATGCATTTCAACGCGACCGTCGAGAAGATCACCGAGGATTCAGTGACGATCCGGAAAGGTGATGAGCTGTTCACGATCGAAAACGATACGGTTTTTGCGATGATCGGCTACCATCCGGATCATGACTTTTTCAAAAAGATCGGCATTCAAATTGATGAAACGAGCGGCAGTCCTGTTTTTGATGAAGAGACGATGGAAACGAACGTGGAAGGCCTTTACATTGCCGGAGTCATCGCAGCCGGAAATGACGCCAACCGGATTTTCATCGAGAATGGCAGATTCCATGGAGGGTTGATTGCGGAGGACATTGCGAAAAAACAACTAACGGCAAGCGAATAG
- the prsW gene encoding glutamic-type intramembrane protease PrsW, which yields MFILLTVAIAPGLALFSYFYLRKQIAKEPSRTLFHTFIYGAIMTFPILFIQYVFEEEHVFSSEFLQAVVFTSGLEEFFKWLILLIAIYRHMEFEDVYDGILYGASVSLGFATVENIIYLLTFGMDTAFLRALLPVSSHALFGVVMGYYIGRAKFAVESNKRWALFIAFLAPYFLHCVYNTILLIHDIWLYLIIPFMLFLWWFGLTRVKYAHTFAMRQFRRKARINQD from the coding sequence ATGTTCATATTGCTCACTGTGGCGATTGCGCCTGGTTTGGCGCTCTTCAGCTATTTTTATTTGCGCAAACAGATTGCCAAAGAGCCGTCCCGCACGTTGTTCCATACATTCATCTACGGGGCGATTATGACGTTCCCGATTTTGTTCATTCAATACGTGTTCGAAGAAGAACATGTATTTTCCAGTGAATTCCTACAGGCTGTCGTCTTCACGAGCGGGTTGGAAGAATTCTTCAAATGGCTGATCTTATTGATCGCCATCTACCGGCATATGGAGTTCGAAGATGTGTACGACGGTATTTTGTATGGGGCGAGTGTGTCGCTTGGATTTGCGACGGTGGAGAACATCATCTATTTGCTGACGTTCGGCATGGACACCGCCTTCCTCCGCGCCTTGCTGCCGGTATCGAGCCACGCGTTGTTCGGGGTCGTCATGGGGTATTATATCGGAAGAGCCAAATTCGCGGTCGAGTCCAATAAACGTTGGGCGCTCTTCATCGCGTTCCTCGCACCGTACTTCCTCCATTGTGTATATAATACGATCCTGCTAATTCACGACATCTGGTTATACCTGATCATCCCCTTCATGCTGTTCCTCTGGTGGTTCGGCTTGACCCGGGTAAAATATGCGCATACCTTCGCGATGCGCCAATTCAGAAGAAAAGCTCGAATCAACCAAGACTGA
- the sleB gene encoding spore cortex-lytic enzyme, which produces MQVKRMVIRMVAIVLLLGTAYATSPNQIDAFSARDLARGANGDDVIELQARLQYIGYYHGAIDGKFGYSTYWALRNFQEKFGLPVDGIAGAQTKKKLTAASQYDEKFVQDNIRKGNKFTYYGSKPLSSQVSQGGAKKDRIQLPAKYSDQDLKLLANAVYGEARGEPYEGQVAVAAVILNRIEHPDFPDTVGGVIFQPGAFTAVADGQIWLEPNERAKEAVLDAINGWDPSENALYYFNPITATSKWIWSRPQIKKIGLHIFCM; this is translated from the coding sequence ATGCAAGTGAAACGAATGGTGATCCGGATGGTGGCCATCGTCCTTTTACTAGGAACAGCGTATGCCACTTCTCCAAATCAAATCGATGCTTTTAGCGCGCGCGATCTGGCAAGGGGCGCGAACGGAGACGACGTTATTGAACTCCAGGCAAGACTCCAATATATCGGATATTATCATGGAGCCATTGACGGGAAATTCGGATATTCGACCTATTGGGCACTGCGGAATTTCCAGGAGAAATTCGGTCTGCCGGTCGATGGGATTGCGGGAGCTCAAACGAAGAAGAAACTAACGGCTGCTTCCCAGTATGATGAGAAATTTGTACAAGACAACATACGGAAAGGTAACAAATTCACCTATTATGGAAGTAAACCGTTATCATCGCAAGTGTCCCAAGGCGGTGCCAAAAAAGACCGGATTCAATTGCCCGCCAAATATTCCGACCAGGACCTGAAGCTTCTGGCCAATGCGGTTTACGGGGAAGCCCGCGGCGAGCCGTATGAAGGGCAAGTAGCCGTTGCTGCGGTCATCTTGAACCGCATCGAACATCCCGATTTCCCTGATACGGTAGGCGGGGTCATCTTCCAGCCGGGCGCCTTCACGGCGGTCGCGGACGGGCAAATCTGGCTGGAGCCGAATGAACGGGCAAAAGAAGCGGTCCTAGATGCCATCAACGGGTGGGATCCATCTGAAAATGCCCTCTATTATTTCAATCCGATCACGGCGACAAGCAAATGGATCTGGTCGCGCCCGCAAATCAAAAAAATCGGGCTTCATATTTTCTGCATGTGA